The following proteins come from a genomic window of Streptomyces sp. NBC_00539:
- a CDS encoding YfhO family protein, with product MSTPHRSRRRTSLLGAVLAALTTAAAVCAGDALARVFPYGHRHRSVNDLGNQFVPFHAHLWDLLHGRAEGGMLLNWQSGYGTSFLPDYGTYLSSPFAVLVGLFPRTDIDLAVYVVTVLKTAVAGAAMAWLLRTQRRGPWWAAGLLGASYALCGWSVIEASYNPMWLDGLIAFPLLCLTGEWALRARRPVAGTVVVALCWTANFYTAYMATLGAALVLLVRVVLTRDGVRERLRVSGRAAVTTVTGAALSAPVLLPVFLSSEQAYPGWSREFRPVPAADLLARLLPATYSFSSPALFVGTGTLLLAAALPFHRALPERVRLWWAGLVVAVLLSLQWTPTHLAWHVFATPNGSPYRQTFVLAGIVVIAAWTALAAGPPGFAALAAGAGVLAAVALGAGASGLATGWGYALFGAGGAVAAAAWAVLGRRGWSARPAAWALALVLVAQAAATTAYGHRGTLGGLDDYPSWGPAHTARARALAGAEGWPAYRTDPGRPALTGNDPLLLGGEGGAYYSSHTPDVFTRTMVALGAGWTSRGRNVQSLDNPVTDALFSVGARLRPDGTVARAATLPLVTLRPPGPPPSYGESPFTNQELLLGARVYEDPVAPGVCRAGTEAFLWAPQYNATARLADGPAFRLNATPPRNRAALQPMGPSRGASSALRFDAPAPARWLLSCLDRARLDAAVAALRASAPVEVRVGASGVRATFRPGTGGTAVLAAPAIAGWTCDGRPAGAHLGLVAVPLDGRTTTVSCSFRPPGLLPGAALAAAALLVVALRAARGRRLA from the coding sequence ATGTCGACACCGCACCGCTCCCGGCGCCGCACCTCACTCCTGGGTGCGGTACTCGCCGCCCTGACCACCGCGGCCGCCGTGTGCGCGGGGGACGCCCTCGCGCGCGTCTTCCCGTACGGGCACCGCCACCGCAGCGTCAACGACCTCGGCAACCAGTTCGTGCCCTTCCACGCGCACCTGTGGGACCTGCTGCACGGGCGCGCCGAGGGCGGGATGCTGCTCAACTGGCAGTCCGGGTACGGCACGAGCTTCCTGCCCGACTACGGGACGTACCTGAGCAGCCCGTTCGCCGTGCTGGTCGGGCTCTTCCCGCGCACCGACATCGATCTGGCGGTGTACGTCGTCACCGTGCTCAAGACGGCGGTGGCGGGGGCGGCGATGGCCTGGCTGCTGCGCACGCAGCGCCGCGGGCCGTGGTGGGCGGCGGGGCTGCTGGGCGCCTCGTACGCGCTGTGCGGCTGGTCGGTGATCGAGGCGTCCTACAACCCGATGTGGCTGGACGGCCTGATCGCCTTCCCGCTCCTGTGTCTGACGGGTGAGTGGGCGCTGCGCGCGCGGCGGCCGGTGGCCGGGACGGTGGTGGTGGCGCTGTGCTGGACGGCGAACTTCTACACCGCCTACATGGCGACGCTGGGCGCCGCGCTGGTGCTGCTGGTACGGGTGGTGCTGACCCGGGACGGTGTGCGGGAGCGGCTGCGCGTGTCGGGGCGGGCGGCGGTGACGACCGTGACGGGCGCGGCCCTGTCCGCGCCGGTGCTGCTGCCGGTGTTCCTGAGCTCGGAGCAGGCCTACCCGGGCTGGTCCAGGGAGTTCCGGCCGGTGCCGGCGGCCGACCTGCTGGCGCGGCTGCTGCCCGCCACCTACTCCTTCTCTTCCCCGGCCCTGTTCGTGGGCACCGGGACGCTGCTGCTGGCGGCCGCGCTGCCGTTCCACCGCGCGCTGCCGGAACGGGTCCGGCTGTGGTGGGCGGGCCTGGTGGTGGCGGTGCTGCTGTCGCTCCAGTGGACGCCGACCCATCTGGCCTGGCACGTCTTCGCGACGCCGAACGGCAGCCCGTACCGGCAGACCTTCGTCCTCGCCGGGATCGTGGTGATCGCCGCCTGGACGGCGCTGGCGGCGGGCCCGCCCGGCTTCGCGGCCCTGGCGGCGGGGGCGGGGGTGCTGGCCGCCGTCGCGCTCGGCGCGGGCGCGAGCGGGCTCGCGACGGGCTGGGGGTACGCCCTGTTCGGCGCCGGGGGCGCCGTGGCGGCGGCCGCCTGGGCGGTGCTCGGCCGCCGGGGGTGGTCCGCCCGGCCGGCGGCCTGGGCGCTGGCACTGGTCCTGGTGGCACAGGCCGCGGCGACGACCGCGTACGGGCACCGGGGAACGCTGGGCGGACTGGACGACTACCCCTCCTGGGGCCCCGCCCACACGGCCCGTGCCCGGGCGCTGGCCGGCGCCGAGGGCTGGCCCGCGTACCGGACCGACCCGGGCAGGCCCGCCCTGACGGGCAACGACCCGTTGCTGCTGGGCGGGGAGGGCGGCGCCTACTACAGCAGCCACACCCCGGACGTGTTCACCCGCACGATGGTCGCCCTCGGCGCCGGCTGGACCTCGCGGGGCCGCAACGTGCAGAGCCTCGACAACCCCGTGACGGACGCCCTGTTCTCGGTCGGGGCCCGGCTGCGGCCCGACGGCACGGTGGCCCGCGCCGCCACCCTTCCGCTGGTCACGCTCCGCCCGCCGGGGCCGCCCCCGTCCTACGGGGAGTCTCCCTTCACCAACCAGGAACTCCTGCTGGGTGCCCGGGTATACGAGGACCCCGTCGCGCCCGGGGTGTGCCGGGCGGGCACCGAGGCGTTCCTGTGGGCGCCGCAGTACAACGCGACCGCCCGCCTCGCGGACGGGCCGGCGTTCCGCCTCAACGCCACTCCCCCGCGCAACCGGGCCGCCCTCCAGCCCATGGGCCCCTCCCGGGGCGCCTCCTCGGCGCTGCGCTTCGACGCCCCGGCGCCCGCGCGGTGGCTGCTGTCCTGCCTGGACCGGGCCCGCCTGGACGCGGCGGTGGCGGCGCTGCGCGCGTCGGCGCCGGTGGAGGTGCGGGTCGGGGCCTCGGGGGTCCGGGCCACCTTCCGCCCGGGCACCGGGGGCACCGCGGTCCTCGCCGCCCCCGCCATCGCCGGCTGGACCTGCGACGGGCGGCCGGCCGGGGCGCACCTGGGGCTCGTCGCCGTCCCGCTGGACGGCCGCACCACCACGGTGAGCTGCTCCTTCCGGCCCCCGGGACTCCTGCCGGGGGCGGCCCTCGCGGCGGCGGCCCTGCTGGTGGTGGCCCTGCGGGCGGCCCGGGGGCGCCGCCTGGCGTGA
- a CDS encoding SurA N-terminal domain-containing protein yields the protein MHRRTALSVSAALLAAAPLLSACSGQAHPGTAAVVGGERITTSALQAQVNEVRSAQNRSDQGAQLIEATPRLDRSKLNRMIQSAVLERAAKDAGVTVTTKEIEDVRKAQLQQAGTPAALETAALQQAQLAPDQMDADTRFKLLRDKLFEHYGNQDKALEKLGAAAKALHVQVNPRYGRWDARQILLGDETTPWITQQTRPEQAPAGA from the coding sequence TTGCACCGTCGCACAGCGCTCTCCGTCTCCGCCGCCCTGCTCGCGGCGGCCCCCCTGCTGTCCGCCTGCTCCGGCCAGGCACATCCCGGCACGGCGGCCGTCGTCGGCGGCGAACGCATCACCACCTCCGCCCTCCAGGCACAGGTGAACGAGGTCCGCAGCGCGCAGAACCGTTCCGATCAGGGCGCCCAACTCATCGAGGCGACGCCCCGCCTGGACCGGTCCAAGCTGAACCGGATGATCCAGTCCGCCGTCCTGGAGCGCGCCGCGAAGGACGCCGGGGTCACGGTGACGACCAAGGAGATCGAGGACGTCCGCAAGGCCCAGCTCCAGCAGGCGGGCACCCCCGCGGCGCTGGAGACGGCGGCCCTCCAGCAGGCCCAGCTCGCCCCGGACCAGATGGACGCGGACACCCGCTTCAAGCTGCTGCGGGACAAGCTGTTCGAGCACTACGGCAACCAGGACAAGGCGCTGGAGAAGCTCGGCGCCGCCGCGAAGGCGCTGCACGTCCAGGTCAACCCGCGCTACGGCCGCTGGGACGCGCGGCAGATCCTGCTCGGCGACGAAACGACGCCCTGGATCACCCAGCAGACCCGGCCCGAGCAGGCACCCGCCGGGGCGTGA
- a CDS encoding nucleoside triphosphate pyrophosphohydrolase — protein MTEHAPPSEPTGRIVLLTTSHRVAPGLLSWPAWQTLHAADRVLCADLGHPQLPYLREAGVEVAHESPDAHALVEACAGGRTVVVLPAGEGDRRLTDGLARLAGSGRVAMPDLELMPGSYDLPGARLLDLVQVMDRVRRECPWTSRQTHEGLVKYAIEEAYELVEAIEAGDREELREELGDVLLQVFFHARIAQEDPDEPFSIDDVAGNLVEKLIRRHPHVFGDEAAETPEDVSAHWQRTKAVEKQRESVTDGVPLGQPGLALAAKLAGRARAAALAVELPRGEGVGYELLELAARAEAEGIDPETALRAAARAYRAAIRAAEGVAAE, from the coding sequence GTGACTGAGCACGCGCCGCCCTCCGAGCCCACCGGCCGCATCGTCTTGCTGACCACCAGCCACCGGGTCGCCCCCGGACTGCTGTCCTGGCCGGCGTGGCAGACCCTGCACGCCGCCGACCGGGTGCTGTGCGCGGACCTGGGCCACCCGCAGCTGCCGTACCTGCGGGAGGCGGGCGTGGAGGTGGCGCACGAGAGCCCCGACGCCCACGCCCTCGTCGAGGCGTGCGCCGGCGGCCGCACCGTCGTCGTGCTGCCGGCCGGCGAAGGGGACCGGCGGCTCACCGACGGACTGGCCCGCCTGGCCGGCTCCGGCCGGGTCGCCATGCCCGACCTGGAGCTGATGCCCGGCTCCTACGACCTGCCCGGCGCCCGCCTGCTCGACCTGGTCCAGGTCATGGACCGGGTGCGCCGCGAATGCCCCTGGACCTCCCGCCAGACCCACGAGGGGCTGGTGAAGTACGCCATCGAGGAGGCGTACGAGCTGGTCGAGGCGATCGAGGCGGGCGACCGCGAGGAGCTGCGGGAGGAACTGGGCGACGTCCTGCTCCAGGTCTTCTTCCACGCGCGGATCGCGCAGGAGGACCCGGACGAGCCGTTCTCCATCGACGACGTGGCCGGGAACCTGGTCGAGAAGCTGATCCGGCGCCACCCGCACGTCTTCGGCGACGAGGCCGCCGAGACCCCCGAGGACGTCAGCGCGCACTGGCAGCGCACCAAGGCGGTGGAGAAGCAGCGGGAGTCGGTCACCGACGGAGTTCCCCTGGGCCAGCCCGGTCTCGCGCTCGCCGCCAAGCTGGCGGGCCGCGCCAGGGCTGCCGCCCTGGCGGTGGAGCTGCCCCGGGGCGAAGGCGTCGGCTACGAACTGCTGGAACTGGCGGCGCGCGCCGAGGCGGAGGGCATCGACCCCGAGACGGCGCTGCGCGCGGCGGCCCGCGCCTACCGGGCGGCGATCCGCGCGGCGGAGGGCGTCGCCGCGGAGTAG
- a CDS encoding globin domain-containing protein: protein MRILKSSFAVVERRAEHATRFFYSHLFWHHPELRGLFPASAEEMERQRDRLFAALTHVIAHLDSESLLPYLRDLGRDHRKFMAGPEQYAAVGTSLLAALAEAAGEAWTPAVARAWAEAYRVIAGVMTAAAEQSEDPPWWDAEVVRRLRYGRDLAVLTLRPHAPLGYRPGQYVSVSSDRAPAAWRTYSLGNAPRPDGTVDLHVSRIEGGRLSTVLVGGTDPGEVLRLGAPGGGLTLRREGRPVTFIAAGTGWAPVRALLEELAQHPPDQGVRLFVLARDAAHLYDQAFIDAYAAAFGWLTVTCVTPAPGQHRNGATARLAAALGHCGPWWEQDVYLSGPAQFIQETARLLEGLGAHPMHVFHDTVPVPGAGGGHGPDGRPLGFGEWFLSRPSPHWHNPAARAPRRP from the coding sequence GTGAGGATCTTGAAGAGCAGCTTCGCGGTGGTGGAGAGACGCGCCGAGCACGCGACCCGGTTCTTCTACTCCCACCTCTTTTGGCACCACCCCGAGCTCCGCGGGCTCTTTCCCGCCTCCGCCGAGGAGATGGAGCGGCAGCGGGACCGGCTGTTCGCCGCCCTCACGCATGTCATCGCCCATCTGGACAGCGAGTCGCTCCTCCCCTATCTCCGCGACCTCGGCCGTGACCACCGCAAGTTCATGGCCGGTCCCGAGCAGTACGCGGCCGTCGGCACCAGCCTGCTGGCCGCGCTCGCGGAGGCCGCCGGCGAGGCGTGGACCCCGGCCGTGGCGCGGGCCTGGGCCGAGGCGTACCGGGTGATCGCCGGGGTGATGACCGCCGCGGCCGAGCAGAGCGAGGACCCGCCCTGGTGGGACGCGGAGGTCGTGCGCCGCCTGCGGTACGGGCGCGACCTCGCCGTCCTTACCCTGCGCCCGCACGCCCCGCTCGGTTACCGGCCCGGCCAGTACGTGAGCGTGAGCAGCGACCGGGCCCCGGCCGCCTGGCGCACGTACTCCCTGGGCAACGCGCCCCGCCCCGACGGGACGGTGGACCTGCACGTCAGCCGGATCGAGGGCGGCCGGCTCAGCACCGTCCTGGTCGGCGGCACCGACCCGGGCGAGGTGCTGCGGCTGGGCGCGCCCGGCGGCGGGCTGACCCTGCGCCGCGAGGGCCGCCCCGTCACGTTCATCGCCGCCGGCACCGGCTGGGCCCCGGTCCGGGCCCTGCTGGAGGAGCTCGCGCAGCATCCGCCCGATCAGGGCGTACGGCTCTTCGTCCTCGCGCGGGACGCCGCCCACCTCTACGACCAAGCGTTCATCGACGCGTACGCCGCCGCCTTCGGGTGGCTCACCGTCACCTGCGTCACCCCGGCGCCCGGGCAGCACCGCAACGGGGCCACCGCCCGGCTGGCGGCCGCGCTCGGGCACTGCGGGCCGTGGTGGGAGCAGGACGTCTACCTCAGCGGGCCGGCACAGTTCATCCAGGAGACCGCCCGCCTCCTGGAGGGACTCGGCGCACACCCCATGCACGTCTTCCACGACACCGTGCCCGTCCCGGGTGCCGGTGGCGGCCACGGCCCGGACGGGCGTCCCCTCGGCTTCGGCGAATGGTTCCTGAGCCGGCCGTCACCGCACTGGCACAACCCCGCGGCCCGCGCGCCCCGCCGGCCCTGA
- a CDS encoding cytochrome P450 family protein: MHEPTPAAPEDPASPQGPTLFDWEFATDPYPAYAWLREHAPVHRTKLPSGVEAWLVTRYADARQALADQRLSKNPAHHAEPAHAKGKTGIPGERKAELMTHLLNIDPPDHTRLRRLVSKAFTPRRVAEFTPRVQELTDHLIEQFESRGEADLIHEFAFPLPIYAICEMLGVPREDQDDFRDWAGMMIRHGGGPRGGVARSVKQMRTYLGELIHRKRDDLGDDLISDLIRASDHGDHLTEAEATAMAFILLFAGFETTVNLIGNGLHALFMNPGQRERLQTSLAAGESALLATGVEELLRYDGPVELATWRFATEPFLLGGRHIAAGDPVLVVLAAADRDPERFADPDTLDLSRSDNQHLGYGHGIHYCLGAPLARLEGQTALASLLMRLPDLELAVPPADLRWRGGLIMRGLRTLPVRFTPRNK; the protein is encoded by the coding sequence GTGCACGAGCCGACTCCCGCAGCCCCCGAAGACCCCGCCTCCCCCCAGGGCCCCACCCTGTTCGACTGGGAGTTCGCCACCGACCCGTATCCGGCGTACGCCTGGCTGCGCGAGCACGCGCCCGTGCACCGGACCAAGCTGCCCAGCGGGGTCGAGGCCTGGCTGGTGACGCGCTACGCGGATGCCCGTCAGGCCCTCGCCGACCAGCGGCTCAGCAAGAACCCGGCGCACCACGCGGAGCCGGCGCACGCCAAGGGCAAGACCGGGATCCCGGGTGAGCGCAAGGCGGAGCTGATGACGCACCTGCTGAACATCGACCCGCCGGACCACACCCGGCTGCGGCGGCTGGTGTCGAAGGCCTTCACCCCGCGCAGGGTCGCCGAGTTCACCCCGCGGGTACAGGAGCTGACCGACCACCTCATCGAGCAGTTCGAGAGCAGGGGTGAGGCGGACCTCATCCACGAGTTCGCCTTCCCGCTCCCCATCTACGCCATCTGCGAGATGCTCGGCGTCCCGCGCGAGGACCAGGACGACTTCCGGGACTGGGCCGGGATGATGATCCGGCACGGCGGCGGGCCGCGCGGCGGTGTGGCCCGCTCGGTCAAGCAGATGCGGACGTACCTCGGCGAACTCATCCACCGCAAAAGGGATGATCTGGGCGACGACCTCATCTCGGACCTGATCCGCGCCAGCGATCACGGTGACCACCTGACGGAGGCGGAGGCCACGGCGATGGCTTTCATCCTGTTGTTCGCCGGTTTCGAGACGACTGTGAATTTGATCGGCAATGGGCTGCATGCCCTTTTCATGAACCCCGGTCAGCGCGAGCGCCTGCAGACCTCGCTCGCCGCCGGCGAGAGCGCCCTGCTGGCCACGGGTGTCGAGGAACTCCTGCGCTACGACGGCCCGGTGGAGCTGGCGACCTGGCGCTTCGCCACCGAGCCGTTCCTCCTCGGCGGTCGGCACATCGCCGCCGGCGACCCGGTCCTGGTGGTCCTCGCGGCCGCCGACCGCGACCCCGAGCGGTTCGCGGATCCGGACACCCTGGACCTGTCCCGCAGTGACAATCAGCACCTCGGGTACGGCCACGGGATCCACTACTGCCTCGGCGCCCCGCTCGCCCGGCTCGAAGGGCAGACCGCCCTCGCGAGTTTGCTGATGCGTCTGCCAGATCTGGAACTGGCTGTTCCGCCTGCGGACCTGCGCTGGCGCGGTGGACTGATCATGCGTGGCCTGCGCACCCTTCCGGTCCGCTTCACACCCCGAAACAAGTGA
- a CDS encoding LysM peptidoglycan-binding domain-containing protein, translated as MRSGNGRHRRPRQVPALVVTAGVTGSALALPLLAATNASAADTSTWDSVAECESGGTWSANSGSGAYGGLQFTQEQWNNAGGLEFAKRPDLASRSQQIAVGERVLASQGPQAWPLCAASSGLVKDGPAADVDPGALGSPRQVAPSPSRPEAAVPGTGSADPATDFGAPTPAAPAPAAPGPSATAPFTLPIAPLAPNSGLPVMPDPDPATPTPTLPGDPNATAPVTPALPGTPATPGTPSTPATPGAPATPSPSATPSTPAAPAAGTPSATPNAPAADSVTTGGGKHRGPAAVETPAAPDAASEPTYTVKAGDSLAAIADAQGLKGGWNALYEANEQVIGNDADLIKPGQNLDLTKK; from the coding sequence ATGCGTTCCGGGAACGGCCGCCACAGACGCCCCCGCCAGGTACCCGCCCTGGTCGTAACCGCCGGAGTCACGGGCTCCGCGCTGGCACTGCCGCTGCTCGCGGCCACCAACGCCTCGGCAGCGGACACCTCCACGTGGGACAGCGTCGCCGAGTGTGAGAGCGGCGGTACCTGGAGCGCCAACTCCGGCAGCGGGGCCTACGGCGGGCTCCAGTTCACCCAGGAGCAGTGGAACAACGCCGGCGGGCTCGAATTCGCGAAGCGCCCCGACCTCGCCAGCCGGTCCCAGCAGATAGCCGTCGGCGAGCGGGTGCTCGCCTCGCAGGGCCCCCAGGCGTGGCCGCTGTGCGCGGCGTCGTCCGGTCTCGTCAAGGACGGCCCCGCCGCCGACGTGGACCCGGGCGCCCTCGGCTCCCCGCGGCAGGTCGCCCCCAGCCCCTCGCGTCCCGAGGCCGCGGTGCCGGGCACCGGCTCGGCCGACCCCGCCACCGACTTCGGTGCGCCCACCCCGGCCGCCCCTGCCCCGGCAGCTCCGGGCCCGTCCGCCACGGCGCCGTTCACGCTGCCCATCGCGCCGCTCGCGCCCAACAGCGGACTGCCCGTCATGCCCGACCCGGACCCCGCGACGCCGACGCCGACGCTGCCGGGCGACCCGAACGCCACCGCGCCGGTGACGCCCGCTCTCCCGGGCACCCCGGCCACGCCGGGCACTCCGTCCACCCCGGCCACCCCGGGGGCCCCCGCCACGCCGTCCCCGTCCGCGACGCCCTCCACGCCCGCCGCCCCGGCGGCCGGGACCCCGTCCGCCACGCCGAACGCGCCCGCGGCCGACTCCGTGACGACGGGCGGCGGCAAGCACCGCGGCCCGGCCGCGGTCGAGACGCCCGCAGCGCCTGACGCCGCGTCGGAGCCCACGTACACGGTGAAGGCGGGCGACAGCCTGGCCGCCATCGCGGACGCCCAGGGGCTCAAGGGGGGCTGGAACGCGCTCTACGAGGCCAACGAGCAGGTCATCGGCAACGACGCCGACCTCATCAAGCCCGGTCAGAATCTGGATCTAACCAAGAAATAA
- a CDS encoding transglycosylase family protein, with translation MLLSGKGKHRRATAIERTTRIVTLAGVAGVAVAAPLMAAGSASAATASEWDRVAACESGGNWAINTGNGYYGGLQFSSSTWAAYGGKAYAAQANQASKSQQIAIAEKVLKGQGKGAWPSCGVGLSNSSYSGGGAAEAPKPKPKTETKAAPAPKKETKRPEAPVTRSERSEAAPAPKAAPKAAPKTEAPKTGNGSYEVKEGDTLGTIAEVNGVKGGWEKLFELNKDIVSDADLIFPGQKLKLS, from the coding sequence ATGCTGCTTTCCGGCAAGGGCAAGCACCGCCGCGCCACGGCCATTGAGCGGACCACCCGCATCGTCACGCTCGCCGGCGTCGCCGGTGTCGCCGTCGCCGCGCCGCTCATGGCAGCCGGCTCCGCGAGCGCCGCGACCGCCTCCGAGTGGGACCGCGTCGCGGCCTGCGAGTCCGGCGGCAACTGGGCCATCAACACCGGCAACGGTTACTACGGCGGCCTGCAGTTCTCGTCCTCCACCTGGGCCGCCTACGGCGGCAAGGCGTACGCCGCGCAGGCCAACCAGGCCTCGAAGTCCCAGCAGATAGCCATCGCCGAGAAGGTCCTCAAGGGCCAGGGCAAGGGCGCGTGGCCGTCCTGCGGCGTGGGCCTGTCGAACTCCTCGTACAGCGGCGGCGGCGCGGCCGAGGCCCCCAAGCCGAAGCCGAAGACCGAGACCAAGGCCGCCCCGGCGCCGAAGAAGGAGACCAAGCGGCCCGAGGCCCCGGTCACCCGCTCCGAGCGCTCCGAGGCCGCCCCGGCTCCGAAGGCCGCCCCGAAGGCCGCCCCGAAGACCGAGGCCCCGAAGACGGGCAACGGCTCGTACGAGGTCAAGGAGGGCGACACCCTGGGCACCATCGCCGAGGTGAACGGCGTCAAGGGTGGCTGGGAGAAGCTGTTCGAGCTGAACAAGGACATCGTGTCCGACGCCGACCTGATCTTCCCGGGCCAGAAGCTGAAGCTCAGCTGA
- the eno gene encoding phosphopyruvate hydratase, producing the protein MLVPSIDVVVAREILDSRGNPTVEVEVGLDDGSTGRAAVPSGASTGAFEAIELRDGDPNRYMGKGVEKAVLAVIEQIGPELVGYDATEQRLIDQAMFDLDATDNKGSLGANAILGVSLAVAHAASEASDLPLFRYLGGPNAHLLPVPMMNILNGGSHADSNVDIQEFMIAPIGAESFSEALRWGAEVYHTLKKVLHTKGLSTGLGDEGGFAPNLESNRAALDLIVEAIKQAGYTPGKDIALALDVAASEFYKDGKYEFEGQSRSAAEMTEYYAELVEAYPLVSIEDPLFEDDWAGWKTVTDRLGSKVQIVGDDLFVTNPERLARGIEEGSANALLVKVNQIGSLTETLDAVEMAQRNGFKCMMSHRSGETEDVTIADLAVAVNCGQIKTGAPARSDRVAKYNQLLRIEEILDDAAVYAGRSAFPRFRSADQ; encoded by the coding sequence ATGCTCGTGCCGTCCATCGACGTCGTCGTAGCCCGGGAAATCCTGGACTCCCGAGGCAACCCCACGGTCGAGGTCGAGGTGGGCCTCGACGATGGCAGCACCGGCCGTGCTGCAGTCCCGTCCGGCGCCTCCACCGGTGCATTCGAGGCCATCGAGCTCCGTGACGGTGACCCCAACCGTTACATGGGCAAGGGTGTCGAGAAGGCCGTCCTCGCCGTCATCGAGCAGATCGGCCCGGAGCTCGTCGGCTACGACGCCACCGAGCAGCGGCTGATCGACCAGGCCATGTTCGACCTGGACGCCACCGACAACAAGGGCTCCCTCGGCGCCAACGCCATCCTCGGCGTCTCCCTCGCCGTCGCGCACGCCGCGTCCGAGGCCTCGGACCTGCCGCTCTTCCGCTACCTCGGCGGCCCGAACGCGCACCTGCTGCCCGTCCCGATGATGAACATCCTCAACGGTGGGTCGCACGCCGACTCCAACGTCGACATCCAGGAGTTCATGATCGCCCCGATCGGCGCGGAGTCCTTCTCCGAGGCGCTGCGCTGGGGCGCGGAGGTCTACCACACCCTCAAGAAGGTCCTGCACACCAAGGGCCTCTCCACCGGCCTCGGCGACGAGGGCGGCTTCGCCCCGAACCTGGAGTCCAACCGCGCCGCGCTCGACCTCATCGTCGAGGCCATCAAGCAGGCCGGCTACACCCCGGGCAAGGACATCGCGCTCGCGCTCGACGTCGCCGCGTCCGAGTTCTACAAGGACGGCAAGTACGAGTTCGAGGGCCAGTCCCGCTCGGCCGCCGAGATGACCGAGTACTACGCCGAGCTCGTCGAGGCGTACCCGCTCGTCTCCATCGAGGACCCGCTGTTCGAGGACGACTGGGCCGGCTGGAAGACCGTCACCGACCGCCTGGGCTCCAAGGTCCAGATCGTCGGCGACGACCTCTTCGTCACCAACCCGGAGCGTCTGGCCCGCGGCATCGAGGAGGGCTCCGCGAACGCCCTGCTCGTCAAGGTCAACCAGATCGGTTCGCTGACCGAGACGCTGGACGCGGTCGAGATGGCGCAGCGCAACGGCTTCAAGTGCATGATGTCGCACCGCTCCGGCGAGACCGAGGACGTCACCATCGCCGACCTCGCCGTCGCCGTGAACTGCGGCCAGATCAAGACCGGCGCCCCGGCCCGCTCGGACCGCGTCGCCAAGTACAACCAGCTGCTGCGCATCGAGGAGATCCTCGACGACGCCGCCGTGTACGCGGGCCGCTCGGCGTTCCCGCGGTTCCGCTCCGCGGACCAGTAG
- a CDS encoding FtsB family cell division protein: MAGNRDRFSTFSTATRLKQLGERTAAHVYRSQSRRQVRRSRLTGRAALLVLVLCTLVVALAYPMRQYVSQRSEIADQQRAADGARKRLEQLRDEKARWQDPAYAEQQARKHLHFLRPGEIGYIMNDPGAEAAEHRRTGQAGSDRPWYSNVWDGVDKADRPGD, translated from the coding sequence ATGGCCGGGAACCGGGATCGGTTCTCCACCTTCTCGACCGCGACGAGGCTCAAGCAGCTCGGTGAGCGGACCGCCGCCCACGTCTACCGCTCGCAGTCGCGCCGCCAGGTCCGCCGCAGCCGGCTCACCGGCCGGGCGGCGCTGCTGGTGCTCGTCCTCTGTACGCTGGTCGTCGCCCTCGCGTACCCGATGCGCCAGTACGTGTCCCAGCGCTCGGAGATCGCGGACCAGCAGCGGGCCGCCGACGGCGCGCGCAAGCGCCTCGAACAGCTGCGCGACGAGAAGGCCCGCTGGCAGGACCCGGCCTACGCCGAGCAGCAGGCGCGCAAGCACCTGCACTTCCTGCGGCCGGGCGAGATCGGCTACATCATGAACGACCCCGGGGCCGAGGCCGCCGAACACCGCCGCACCGGGCAGGCCGGCTCCGACCGGCCCTGGTACTCGAACGTCTGGGACGGCGTCGACAAGGCCGACCGGCCCGGCGACTGA
- a CDS encoding DUF501 domain-containing protein encodes MQTPPPQTDRTEPTAADIEAFEQQLGRPPRGLRAIAHRCPCGQPDVVETAPRLPDGTPFPTLYYLTCPRAAGAIGTLEANGVMREMQARLAEDPELAAAYRAAHEDYITRRDAIEVLQGFPSAGGMPDRVKCLHVLVGHSLAAGPGVNPFGDEALAMLPEWWAKGPCVTPCTGEKESSQ; translated from the coding sequence ATGCAGACGCCCCCGCCCCAGACCGACCGCACCGAGCCGACCGCCGCGGACATCGAGGCGTTCGAGCAGCAGCTCGGCCGCCCGCCGCGCGGCCTGCGCGCCATCGCCCACCGCTGCCCCTGCGGGCAGCCGGACGTCGTGGAGACCGCGCCCCGGCTCCCCGACGGCACCCCCTTCCCGACGCTGTACTACCTGACCTGCCCGCGCGCCGCCGGTGCGATCGGCACGCTGGAGGCCAACGGCGTGATGCGGGAGATGCAGGCCCGGCTCGCCGAGGACCCCGAGCTGGCCGCCGCCTACCGGGCCGCGCACGAGGACTACATCACCCGCCGCGACGCCATCGAGGTGCTCCAGGGCTTCCCGAGCGCCGGTGGCATGCCGGACCGGGTGAAGTGCCTGCACGTCCTGGTCGGCCACTCGCTGGCGGCCGGGCCCGGGGTGAACCCGTTCGGCGACGAGGCGCTGGCGATGCTGCCCGAGTGGTGGGCCAAGGGGCCGTGCGTCACGCCGTGCACGGGGGAGAAGGAGTCGTCGCAGTGA